A DNA window from Niabella yanshanensis contains the following coding sequences:
- a CDS encoding SGNH/GDSL hydrolase family protein, producing the protein MIERTRKILIAVVMLMVGGLLGSCGSSRQHHTRKNVDTGKWVGTWATAPQLVEPNNMPPEPGLAHNTIRQIVRVSMGGEKLRLRFSNAFSKEPVTMKTVAVAVAKEGSLIDPSTQQILKFNGAEAVTMPPSGEGYSDPLDFTLAPGSTLAITIYFGDTSPGTTGHPGSRTTSYLLAGNQIGSADFAGAVATDHWYVINSIEVMAGAGAFAIAALGNSITDGRGSGTNKQNRWTDILSQQLLTNKDTKNIGVLNLGIGGNCVLRGGLGPTALNRFDRDILSQSSVKWLLILEGINDIGGIRNTESAPRVARELIEAYSLMADKAHARGIKVYGCTILPFGESFYDTPFRQQARDTVNEWIRTTDKFDAVIDFDKIMRNAGDIKKINPDLHDGDMLHPNQAGYKKMGEAIDLNLFTK; encoded by the coding sequence ATGATTGAACGTACAAGGAAAATATTAATCGCTGTTGTAATGTTGATGGTAGGCGGCCTGTTGGGCTCATGTGGCAGCAGCCGTCAACACCATACACGTAAAAACGTAGACACGGGCAAATGGGTAGGCACCTGGGCAACAGCTCCTCAATTGGTAGAACCCAATAATATGCCCCCTGAGCCAGGACTTGCACATAATACCATCAGGCAGATCGTACGGGTTTCTATGGGCGGGGAAAAGCTACGGCTTCGTTTTTCTAATGCTTTTAGTAAAGAACCGGTTACTATGAAAACGGTTGCTGTAGCTGTTGCAAAAGAAGGAAGTTTGATTGATCCATCCACGCAGCAGATTCTTAAATTTAATGGAGCCGAAGCGGTAACAATGCCCCCTTCCGGTGAAGGGTATTCAGATCCGTTGGACTTTACCCTTGCCCCCGGATCAACACTGGCGATCACGATTTATTTTGGCGACACATCGCCTGGCACCACGGGCCATCCTGGTTCAAGAACCACTTCTTATCTACTTGCCGGTAACCAAATTGGGTCTGCTGATTTTGCAGGCGCTGTTGCAACCGATCACTGGTATGTGATCAATAGTATAGAAGTGATGGCCGGAGCGGGAGCATTTGCAATAGCGGCTTTGGGAAATTCGATAACGGATGGGCGGGGTTCGGGAACGAACAAACAAAACCGGTGGACGGATATTTTGTCGCAGCAGCTATTAACTAATAAAGATACAAAAAATATCGGCGTGCTGAACCTGGGCATTGGTGGTAACTGTGTGCTGCGCGGGGGATTAGGGCCTACGGCGCTCAACCGGTTCGACAGGGATATACTCTCGCAAAGTAGCGTAAAGTGGTTGTTGATATTAGAAGGTATTAATGATATTGGCGGCATCAGAAACACGGAGAGCGCTCCCAGAGTAGCAAGGGAGCTGATTGAGGCCTACAGCCTGATGGCAGACAAAGCCCATGCGAGGGGAATAAAAGTGTATGGCTGTACTATTTTGCCGTTCGGGGAGTCTTTCTACGATACGCCTTTCCGCCAGCAGGCGCGGGATACTGTCAATGAGTGGATCCGGACTACGGATAAATTTGATGCAGTAATCGATTTTGATAAGATCATGCGCAATGCTGGCGATATCAAAAAAATAAATCCTGATTTGCACGATGGCGATATGTTACATCCCAACCAGGCCGGGTATAAAAAAATGGGTGAGGCAATTGATCTGAATTTATTTACCAAATAG